A segment of the Conexibacter woesei Iso977N genome:
CGCTGTAGAACGGCACCGCGGTGAAGAGGATCTGGCTGGCCTGCGAGCCGGTCAGGACGCTGAGGTCCTGCTGGCCCAGGCGCTTGGCGAGCTCGGTGATGACCCACCAGCCCGGGCGCGTCTCGCCCTGGCGGCTGATCGCCTGGCGCAGGCGCTGGACGCGGCCGTCCGGGTGGACGATCGTGCCCTCGTGCTCGGCGTGCGACTCGGCCGGGAAGACGACCGTCGCGTGCTCGCGCACGCCCGCGGTCAGGTAGCCGGCGTGGGCGATGATCGTCGACGCGCGCTCCAGCCCCTCGTCCCAGAGGGCGCGGTGCGGGTGCGTCTCGAGCGGGTCGGTGCCGACCAGCCACAGCGCGGCGAGCTCGCCGTCGGCGGCGGCCTGGGCGATGGCAGCGGTGTCGCGGCCGGCGGCGGCGGGCGCCAGGCCCGGACCCGCGAACGGCAGGACGCCGGCCTCGCGCAGCCCGCGGGCGTTGGCCGAAGACGGGATGCCGAGCAGGCCCGCGCCGTCGCGGCCGCGGAGGCCGAGCGCGTCGGCGAGGGCGACCAGCGCCTGGGCGCCGGCCGGATCGGCCAGCACGCGCTCGCCGTAGAGGACCACGACGTCGTCGCCGCCGTCCTTGAGCAGGGTCACCAGGTCGGCGAGCTGCTCCGGCACGTCGGTGCCGCCCGCGATCGCGTTGGCGAGCAGCGCGGCGGCGCGCGCCTCGTCGCCAGGGGCGAAGCGGACGACCTGCTTGGCGTTGCTGTCCAGCGAGGACGGGCGCGAGGTCGCGACGGCGAGCGCGACGCGGTTGCGGCGCACGCCCTTGCGGATCCGCAGGTCCACGATCGGCATGTCGTCGACCGGCTCGGCGCCGAGGACGAGGACCGTGTTGGCGAACTCGAGGTCCGGGACCGTCGCCTGCAGCGCCGGGTCGTTGAGCGCGAGCAGCTCGTCGCGGCCGAGCGCGTCGAACGTGCGCGAGTCGATGTCGTTGGTCCCGAGGGCGCGCGCGACGTGCTGGAGGAGGAAGCCCTCCTCGTTGGTCGTGCCGCCGCCCGCCAGGACGCCGACGCGGCCGGCCGCGCGCCTGAGGCCGCCGGCGGCCTCGTCGAGGGCGCGCTCCCACGAGACGGGGCGCAGCTCGCCGCCGTCGCGGACCATCGGCTGGGTGATGCGCTCGTCGACGTGGATCGCCTGGTAGGCGAAGCGGCCGCGGTCGCAGAGCCAGCCGTCGTCGACCTCGTCGTGGTCGCGGGCCATGACGCGCAGGACGCGCTCGTCGCGGACGGTGAAGGTCAGGTTGCACTGGCCCGGGCACAGCGTGCAGACGCCGCCGGCGCCCTCGATGTCCCACGGGCGCGCGCGGAAGCGGTAGGGCTGCGAGGTCAGCGCGCCCACCGGGCACAGCTCGGTGATGTTGCCGGAGAACGGCGCGACGTACGGGTGGCCGTCGAAGGTCCCGACGAACGTGTGCGCGCCGCGCTCCTGGAAGACCAGCTGGTAGTCCTCGGAGATCTCCTGCGAGAAGCGCACGCAGCGGTAGCAGAGGATGCAGCGCTCGCGGTCGATCGCGATCAGCGGCGACAGCTCCAGCGGCTTCTCGAAGTGGCGCTTGGGCTCGATGAAGCGCGACTTGCCGTTGCCCCAGCCGAAGGAGATGTCCTGCAGCGGGCACTCGCCGCCCTTGTCGCAGACCGGGCAGTCGAGCGGGTGGTTGATCAGCAGGAACTCGACGACCGCCTGCTGGGCGGTCTTCACGCGGTCGGTCTGCGTGTGGACGACCATGCCGTCCTTGACCGGCGTGGAGCACGCGGTCTGCAGCTTCGGGATGCCCTCGATCTCGACGAGGCACATGCGGCAGGCGCCGACCGGCGCGCCGAGCTTGGGCTCGTAGCAGAAGACGGGGATCTCGACGTCGCCGTACTTGGCGCCGTCGACCAACATGATGTTCTCGGGCGCGGTGACCTCGCGGCCATCGATCGAGAACGTGACCTGCTTGACCTCAGGGCGGGGCATGACTTACGCGAAGGCTCCTTCGATGAGCGCGAGCTCGGGGGCGTCCGCCGGGTCGTCGGCGATCCCGAGCTTGGCGCGCGCCGCCTCGATGTGGGCCTCGAACTCGCCGCGGAACTTGGCGACCATCGAGCCGACCGGCATCGCCATCGCGTCGCCGAGGACGCAGAGGCAGTTGCCGATGATCTGCTCCTGGACCGAGGCCATGATGTCGAGGTCCATCGGGGTCGCGAGGCCGGACTGGATGCGCTCGAGCATCTTGACGGTCCAGTTGGTGCCCTCGCGACAGGGCGTGCACTTGCCGCAGGACTCGTGCCGGTAGAACTCGGCGAGCCACAGGCAGACGTCGACGACCGAGTTGGAGTCGTCGACCACGATGATCGCGCCCGAGCCCAGCATGGACCCGGCCTTGGCCAGCGTGTTGAAGTCGTAGGCGAGGTCGAGGTCGTCGGCCGTCAGGACCGGGGACGACGAGCCGCCCGGGAACCAGAACTTGACCTCGCGCCCGTCGTCGGGACCGCCGGCCAGGCCGTAGATGATGTCGCGCGAGGACATGCCCAGCTCGATCTCGTAGTTGCCCGGGCGCTTGACGTTGCCCGAGATCGAGATCAGCTTCGTGCCGGTCGAGCCCTCGGCGCCGATCTTGGCGTACTCGGCGCCGCCCATCTCGACGATCAGCGGCACGGTCGCCAGCGTCTCGACGTTGTTGATGAGCGTCGGGCCCTGGTACAGGCCCTGGTTGGCGGGGAACGGCGGCTTCAGGCGCGGGTTGCCGCGCTTGCCCTCGAGGCTGTCGAGGAGGCCGGTCTCCTCGCCGCAGATGTAGGCGCCCGCGCCGCGGTGCACGGCGAGGGAGAGCGTGTGGCCGGTGCCGAGGATGTTCTCGCCCAGGAAGCCGGCCTCGTAGGCCTCGACCAGCGCGGCGTCGAGGATGTCGGCCTGCTGGACGTACTCGCCGCGGATGAAGATGAACGCGCGGTTCGCGCCCGCCGCGTGGGCGGCGATGATCATGCCCTCGATCAGCAGGTGCGGGATCTTCTGCATGAGCTCGCGGTCCTTGAAGGTCCCGGGCTCGGACTCGTCCGCGTTGCAGACGAGGTACTTGTCCATCGTGCCCTTGGGCATGAAGGACGCCTTCATGCCCATCGAGAAGCCGGCGCCGCCACGGCCGCGCAGGCCGGACGCCTTGAGCTCCTCGACCAGCGCCTCCGGCGGCAGCTGGAGCGCCTTGCGCAGGCGGTCGCCGTAGCCACCGCGGCGCTTGTAGACCTCGAGCGTGTGCAGACCAGGCTCGTCGATGTCCTGGAAGATCAGCGGCTGCTGCGTGCTCATGCAGGCTCCTCGGGCGGATCCGGGGTCCCCATCGGGGGCCCGAAGGAAGAAGGCTCGGCCGGCAGCGGCGAGTTGCCGGGCGCCGGGCGGTCGATCTCGGACTCGACCTCGGCGAAGTCGGTGCCCGGCGCGTCCCACTCACGCGAGTTGGCGTGCGGGTCGGCCGACGGGCGCTTGATCAGCTGCTTGGCCGGAAGTGGGTCCTCGCCGTCGCGCACCTGGCGCGCCAGCTCGGCGACGTCGTCGCTCTCGACCGGGCCGAGGAAGACGCCGTCGACCGAGACCATCGGGGCGATGTCGCAGGCGCCGAGGCACTCGAAGCCGCGCACCTGCACGTCGGGGTCGTCGCCGACCGCCTCGGTCAGCTCGCCCAGCAGCTTGCGGCCGCCGCGCAGCGAGCACGAGATGTTGGTGCACACGTAGACGCGCTTGTGGCCCACGGGCTGCGTGTCCAACATGTCGTAGAACGACGCGACCGCCACCAGGTAGGCGGGGGTCAGGCGCATCACGCACGCGACCTGGCGGAAGGCCTCGGGCGAGCACCAGCCGTGCAGCTCCTGCGCGGCCGCCAGCGCCGGGATCGCGGCGGAGCGCCGGTCCGGGTACTTGGCGATGTGGCGCTCGATCTCCTCGCGCAGCTCCGTGGGAACCGGCGTGGTCGCCGGATCCGGGATCTCCTGCGGGTCCTTGGAGAGGTCGACGGCGTCGTCCCAGCCGGGGACGCGGGAGCCGTGCGAGTAGCGCTTGACGTCGGGCATCGACATGAAGTGGTTGCTCCTCCGTGCCTTACCGGTCCACGCCGCCGAGCACCGGGTCCATCATCGCCAGCGTGGCGATGAGGTCGGCGATGTAGGCGTCCTTGACCATCGGGAGCGTCGCCTGCAGGTTCACGAACGAGGGGTCGCGCATGTGCACGCGCGCGGGCTTGCTCGATCCGTCGGAGCGGATGAACACGCCGTACTCGCCGCGCGGGCCCTCGATCGGGTAGTAGACCTCGCCCGGCGGGACGCGGAAGCCCTCGGTCACCAGCTTGAAGTGGTAGATCAGCGCCTCCATCGACGTCGCCAGCTCGTGGCGCGGCGGGAGCGCGACCCTGCGGTCGTCGGTGATGTACGGGCCCTCGGGCAGGCCTTCCAGCGCCTGCTCCATGATCCGGATCGACTGCCGCATCTCCTCCATCCGGACGGCGAAGCGGTCGTAGTTGTCGCCGTTCTCGCCGACCGCGATCTTGAAGTCGAAGTCCTCGTAGGAGGAGTAGGGCATGGCCTTGCGCAGGTCCCACGGGTCGCCGGCCGCGCGCAGCAGCGGGCCGGTCACGCCGAGGCCCTGGAGCGTCTCGACGTCGAGGGGGCAGGTGCCGCGCAGGCGCCGCAACGCGATCTCGTTGCGGTTGAGCAAGTCCATGTACTGGTCGATCTTGCTCGGCATGTCCTTCAGGAACTTGGCGAGCTTCTCGGCCCAGCCGGCCGGGATGTCCTCCATGACGCCGCCGACCTGGAAGTAGCGCGTGTGCATGCGCTGGCCGGAGCTGTACTCGAAGAGGTCCAGGATCGTCTCGCGCTCGCGGAAGCAGTACCACCAGACGGTGACCGCGCCGAGGTCGAGCATCGAGGTGCCGAGCCAGACCAGGTGCGACATGATCCGGTTGAGCTCCATGTGGATCACGCGCAGGTACTGGGCGCGCTTGGGGACCTCGACGTCGAGCAGCGTCTCGGTCGCCCCGCAGAAGGCCATCGCGTTGAAGTAGTACGCGAGGTAGTCCATCCGCTCGATGATCGGGATGCCCTTCCAGTACGACTTGTCCTCGGCGGTCTTCTCGATGCCGGTGTGGACGTAGCCGATGATGGGCTTCAGATCGCGGACCACTTCCGCTTCCAACGTGACGAGCAGGCGCAGCACCCCGTGCGTGGCGGGGTGGTGCGGACCCATGTTGAGGGTCAGCAGCTCCTGGTCGGGCGCGGGCGCCCCCAGCGTCTGGGCGCGCTGGAAGACGTCGACGCGCTCTTCCTGAGCGCGGTAGTCGCTGCCGGTGACGTCCGTGGAGCTCATGCCTCACCGTCGATTCCGAAGGTGTAGTCCTTGCCGGCCGTCTCGGCGGCCGTGAAGAGGACGGGCTCGCCGCCGAGCGGGAAGTCGCGGCGCTGCGGGTGGCCCTCGTAGTCCTCGGGCATCAGGATGCGACGCAGGTCCGGGTGGCCGTCGAAGACGACGCCGAACATGTCGTAGACCTCGCGCTCCTGGTGGTTGGCGGTCGGCCACGCGTCGGTGACCGACGGCACGTTGGGCGTGTCGAGCGGCACGCGCAGCTTGACCGAGACGCGGTCGAGCGCGTCGCGGTCAAGCAGCTCGTAGTGCACGCCGAGGCGCGGCTCCTCGGGGTAGTAGTCGACCCCGTGGACGCTCATCAGGTGCTGGAAGCCCTTGCCGCGCAAGGTCTCCAGGACCTCGCCGATGTGGGTGGGCGCGACGTTGATCGCGCCCTTGGCCCGGAAGTGCTCGGTGCCGAGCACGGCGTCGTCGCCGTGCGCGTCGCGCAGCGCCTGGGCCAGCAGCTCGGTGCCGGGGGCGTCAGGCATTCTGCGACGCGCCCTCGTCGCCGGGGACGTTGACGGCGGACTCGGCCTTGATCAGCGCCTCGCCCTCGTCGGGCAGGACCTCGACGGTGCCGTCGGCGCCGTAGCGGTCGCGCCAGCCCATGGCCGGGTCGCTGTGGACCATCGAGCGCAGCTTCAGGATCCCGTGCATCAGCGCCTCCGGGCGCGGCGGGCAGCCCGGGACGTGGACGTCGACCGGCAGGAACTTGTCGGCCGGGACGATCGCGTAGTTGTTGAAGACGCCCATCGACGACGAGCAGGCGCCCATCGCGATCGCGTACTTCGGGTCGAGCATCTGGTCGTAGATGCGCCGGACGATCGGCGCCATCTTGATCGACACGCGGCCGGACAGGATCAGCAGGTCGGCCTGGCGCGGCGAGGCGCGGAACGCCTCGAAGCCGAAGCGCGCGATGTCGAGGCGCGCGCCGACCACGGACATCATCTCGATGGCGCAGCAGGCGAGCCCGAAGGTCGCGGGGAACAGCGAGTTGCCGCGCGCCCAGTTGGCGGCGCGGTCCAAGGTGGTGGTGATGACCCGTTCCTGCACGTACTGCTCGAGGTCGTCGCCCTCGATGTCGCCGCGCAGCATGTCGCGGGCCTGCAACTGGCGGATGCGGAAGTCGTCCGCAGCACCCGCCTTCTCACGCTTGATGATCTCCATGGCCAGTTCCTGTTCTAGCGCTTGTCTAGCGCCACTCGAGCGCGCCGCGTCGCCACACGTAGATGAAGGCCACGACCAGCAACACGATGAACACGACCGTCTCGATCAGCGCGAAGCTCCCGTACGCCCGCAGCTGCACGGCGATCGGGTAGAGGAAGACCACTTCGATGTCGAACAAGATGAACAACATCGCGATCAGGTAGAAGCTGATCCCGAAGCGGAAGCCCTGCTGGACTTCGGAGGGCATGCCCGACTCGTAGGGGTCGCCCTGGTAGGTCGTGGGCGTCTTCGGCTTCGGCCCGAGCAGTGAGCCGGCGGAGATGAAGAGTCCGCCGACGAGACCGCCGAGGATGACGAAGACGATGGCTGGAAGGTAGTCCCGGAGCACTCGGTCTCCCGTTGTATCACCAACTTGTAACTTGCTGCCACAAAGTGGCTACCCGCACTTGGATACCACCGCTGTGACCGACGCTGCCAACGTCCTTGCCCTGATGGTCGCGATCTCAAATGGGATCGCGGGGCTGGTGTCCGCCTTTCTGTGGTGGCGCGTGTCGCCGCAGCCCTGGGCGTGGTGGCTGATCCGCGCCGGTCAGGCCGCCGCGATCGCCGGCGCGCTGGGCACCGGCGTTCTCGCTGCAATGGGGCTGCATCCGGCCGACAGCCTGTACTGGTTGTACGCCTTGCTCCCGGTCGCGGTGTCGTTCGTCGCCGAGCAGCTGCGCCTGGTCTCGGCCCAGATGGTCTTGGACTCGCGTGATCTCGAAGACGCCCAGGCCGTGGGCGCGCTGCCGGAGTCCGAGCAGCGCTCGATCGTGCTCCAGATCGTCCGGCGCGAGATGGGCGTGATGGCCGCCTCGGCGCTGGTCGTCTGCTTCCTGTCGCTGCGCGCGCTGGGAACTGTGTAAGCGTTCTGACGCGCTAAGCGAGCCGGCCGAAGCCGCCGCGGAAGAACAGCAACGGATCGTTCGTCGCACCGGGGCTGTCGTCGGCGCTCAGGTGCGTCACGCGGCCGATCCCGATCGTGTGATCCCCGGCGGGCGTCAGCGACTCCAGGTCGCAGGCGATCCAGGCGAGGGCGTCGTCGAGGACCGGGACGCCGTGGGCGACCGTGTGGGTCGCGGCGTCGAACTTCTCGGTCGCCTCGCGCTTGGAGGCGAAGACGCGGGCGAGGTCCTCCTGGCCGGCGCGCAGGACGTTGACCGCGAAGCGGCCGGCGGACTGCACGATCGGCAGCGTGCGCGACCCGTTGTCGAAGCAGACGATCAGCAGCAGCGGGTCGAGGCTGAGGCTCGTCACGGCGTTCGTGGTCAGACCGGCGGGACCGTCCGGGCCGTGGGCGGTGACGATCGCCACCCCGGTCGCGAAGCTCCCGATGACCTCGCGGTAGCGGGCCGGATCGACTGCGGGCGTCGTCTCCATCGGGGGCTCAGGGTAGTTCAGACGCGGGCGCCGACCAGGTTGCCGCCGTATCGAGAGCGATCGCGTGAACGTCGTTATGAAGCGATCGAATCGAGGTCGGCGCCCGCGTCGGTCCGGAGTTCGCGACGGACGTCACGATCCCTTCGCCGACGTGACCTTCAGCTCGCCGTACTGGCCGAGGTCGTCGTGGTTGCCGATCGTGTCGGTGAGCCGGTACTTCCCGGGCTTCAGCGTGATCGGCTCCTGCTCGGTGCCGGTCTGGCCGGGGTGCAGGGTCGGGGTCCGGCCGTAGAGCTTGGGCTCCTCGCCGTCCTCCTTCTCCCACGCCTCGACGGCGAGGTTGTGGGTCAGGCGACCCTTGTTGGTGGCGACGATCCGGACGCGTCCCGCAGGCACCGTGAGGTTCTGCGGGATCACGCGGTACTCGTCGAGCGTGATGTGGAGCGTGCCGCCGTTCGCGTGGGTGTAGGAAGGTCCGCTCCCGCACCCCACGACCGTCAGCGCGCCCAGGAGGGGTAGGGCGGCAAGCCAGCGCATGAAAGGGTCCCGTATGATGCCCGGCCGCATGCCTCGCCGTCCCCTGATCGCCCTCGCCGCCGTCACCGTCGCCGCTGCTGCGGCCGTCGGCTGCGGCCAGGAGAGCAACGACATCAAGCAGCCCACGGCCTCAACGCCGCACTTCAAGGGCATCGAGGACCAGTACGCGCCGGGCGCGCAGCTCTTCGTCGAGCGCTGCTCGGCCTGCCACAACCTCGGCATCGTCGGTGCCGAGGGCGGCGCGCTGGTCGTCAAGAACCGTGAGCGCGTCGACGGGCCGAACTTCAACGTGCGCAAGGAGGACAAGGACTCCGTCCTCTACGCGATCCGCAACGGCGGGTTCTCCGGCGCGATCATGCCGCAGGACATCGTCGTCGGCAGGGACGCCGACGCGGTCGCCGAGTTCCTCGCGAAGTATGCGGGGCATGGCAAGTCCAAGAACGCCCGGAACTAGCCGCTCCGGCATCGCCGCCCGCGCGACCGCGGGTGGCTCGGCGAGCTAGGCTCCGGCGCCGTGCTCGACCTACGGCTGATCCGACGTGACCCCGACGCCGTTCGCGCCGCCCTGGCGCGCCGTGGGGACACCGATCCCGCGCTGATCGG
Coding sequences within it:
- a CDS encoding NAD(P)H-dependent oxidoreductase subunit E, with translation MSMPDVKRYSHGSRVPGWDDAVDLSKDPQEIPDPATTPVPTELREEIERHIAKYPDRRSAAIPALAAAQELHGWCSPEAFRQVACVMRLTPAYLVAVASFYDMLDTQPVGHKRVYVCTNISCSLRGGRKLLGELTEAVGDDPDVQVRGFECLGACDIAPMVSVDGVFLGPVESDDVAELARQVRDGEDPLPAKQLIKRPSADPHANSREWDAPGTDFAEVESEIDRPAPGNSPLPAEPSSFGPPMGTPDPPEEPA
- a CDS encoding c-type cytochrome, which gives rise to MPRRPLIALAAVTVAAAAAVGCGQESNDIKQPTASTPHFKGIEDQYAPGAQLFVERCSACHNLGIVGAEGGALVVKNRERVDGPNFNVRKEDKDSVLYAIRNGGFSGAIMPQDIVVGRDADAVAEFLAKYAGHGKSKNARN
- a CDS encoding flavin reductase family protein, with protein sequence METTPAVDPARYREVIGSFATGVAIVTAHGPDGPAGLTTNAVTSLSLDPLLLIVCFDNGSRTLPIVQSAGRFAVNVLRAGQEDLARVFASKREATEKFDAATHTVAHGVPVLDDALAWIACDLESLTPAGDHTIGIGRVTHLSADDSPGATNDPLLFFRGGFGRLA
- a CDS encoding NADH-quinone oxidoreductase subunit B translates to MEIIKREKAGAADDFRIRQLQARDMLRGDIEGDDLEQYVQERVITTTLDRAANWARGNSLFPATFGLACCAIEMMSVVGARLDIARFGFEAFRASPRQADLLILSGRVSIKMAPIVRRIYDQMLDPKYAIAMGACSSSMGVFNNYAIVPADKFLPVDVHVPGCPPRPEALMHGILKLRSMVHSDPAMGWRDRYGADGTVEVLPDEGEALIKAESAVNVPGDEGASQNA
- a CDS encoding NADH-quinone oxidoreductase subunit A; translated protein: MLRDYLPAIVFVILGGLVGGLFISAGSLLGPKPKTPTTYQGDPYESGMPSEVQQGFRFGISFYLIAMLFILFDIEVVFLYPIAVQLRAYGSFALIETVVFIVLLVVAFIYVWRRGALEWR
- the nuoG gene encoding NADH-quinone oxidoreductase subunit NuoG; this encodes MPRPEVKQVTFSIDGREVTAPENIMLVDGAKYGDVEIPVFCYEPKLGAPVGACRMCLVEIEGIPKLQTACSTPVKDGMVVHTQTDRVKTAQQAVVEFLLINHPLDCPVCDKGGECPLQDISFGWGNGKSRFIEPKRHFEKPLELSPLIAIDRERCILCYRCVRFSQEISEDYQLVFQERGAHTFVGTFDGHPYVAPFSGNITELCPVGALTSQPYRFRARPWDIEGAGGVCTLCPGQCNLTFTVRDERVLRVMARDHDEVDDGWLCDRGRFAYQAIHVDERITQPMVRDGGELRPVSWERALDEAAGGLRRAAGRVGVLAGGGTTNEEGFLLQHVARALGTNDIDSRTFDALGRDELLALNDPALQATVPDLEFANTVLVLGAEPVDDMPIVDLRIRKGVRRNRVALAVATSRPSSLDSNAKQVVRFAPGDEARAAALLANAIAGGTDVPEQLADLVTLLKDGGDDVVVLYGERVLADPAGAQALVALADALGLRGRDGAGLLGIPSSANARGLREAGVLPFAGPGLAPAAAGRDTAAIAQAAADGELAALWLVGTDPLETHPHRALWDEGLERASTIIAHAGYLTAGVREHATVVFPAESHAEHEGTIVHPDGRVQRLRQAISRQGETRPGWWVITELAKRLGQQDLSVLTGSQASQILFTAVPFYSGLTLDLIGGKGLRWVASAENAAAWPAPETAPAAAGSIAAPDAGPDEIGGRLRLGTYRSVWAGPEVANSPALQFLKARSRVELSPADAKKLGLFDGEKVVVGGDGPGHVDATVSLRAAVPAGSVFLEGNGVDGPLVEIRKGAPVPSHS
- the nuoF gene encoding NADH-quinone oxidoreductase subunit NuoF; its protein translation is MSTQQPLIFQDIDEPGLHTLEVYKRRGGYGDRLRKALQLPPEALVEELKASGLRGRGGAGFSMGMKASFMPKGTMDKYLVCNADESEPGTFKDRELMQKIPHLLIEGMIIAAHAAGANRAFIFIRGEYVQQADILDAALVEAYEAGFLGENILGTGHTLSLAVHRGAGAYICGEETGLLDSLEGKRGNPRLKPPFPANQGLYQGPTLINNVETLATVPLIVEMGGAEYAKIGAEGSTGTKLISISGNVKRPGNYEIELGMSSRDIIYGLAGGPDDGREVKFWFPGGSSSPVLTADDLDLAYDFNTLAKAGSMLGSGAIIVVDDSNSVVDVCLWLAEFYRHESCGKCTPCREGTNWTVKMLERIQSGLATPMDLDIMASVQEQIIGNCLCVLGDAMAMPVGSMVAKFRGEFEAHIEAARAKLGIADDPADAPELALIEGAFA
- a CDS encoding NADH-quinone oxidoreductase subunit C, producing MPDAPGTELLAQALRDAHGDDAVLGTEHFRAKGAINVAPTHIGEVLETLRGKGFQHLMSVHGVDYYPEEPRLGVHYELLDRDALDRVSVKLRVPLDTPNVPSVTDAWPTANHQEREVYDMFGVVFDGHPDLRRILMPEDYEGHPQRRDFPLGGEPVLFTAAETAGKDYTFGIDGEA
- the nuoD gene encoding NADH dehydrogenase (quinone) subunit D; the encoded protein is MSSTDVTGSDYRAQEERVDVFQRAQTLGAPAPDQELLTLNMGPHHPATHGVLRLLVTLEAEVVRDLKPIIGYVHTGIEKTAEDKSYWKGIPIIERMDYLAYYFNAMAFCGATETLLDVEVPKRAQYLRVIHMELNRIMSHLVWLGTSMLDLGAVTVWWYCFRERETILDLFEYSSGQRMHTRYFQVGGVMEDIPAGWAEKLAKFLKDMPSKIDQYMDLLNRNEIALRRLRGTCPLDVETLQGLGVTGPLLRAAGDPWDLRKAMPYSSYEDFDFKIAVGENGDNYDRFAVRMEEMRQSIRIMEQALEGLPEGPYITDDRRVALPPRHELATSMEALIYHFKLVTEGFRVPPGEVYYPIEGPRGEYGVFIRSDGSSKPARVHMRDPSFVNLQATLPMVKDAYIADLIATLAMMDPVLGGVDR